In one Solanum dulcamara chromosome 1, daSolDulc1.2, whole genome shotgun sequence genomic region, the following are encoded:
- the LOC129896865 gene encoding TMV resistance protein N-like isoform X2 has translation MASSSSFASDSQYCPRWKYDVFLSFRGEDTRKKFMGHLYEGLKNRGIFTFQDDKRLEQGDSISKELLKAIEESQVALVVFSRNYATSRWCLNELVKIMECKEEENRQIVIPIFYDVDPSHVRYQSESFAEAFTKHESRYKDDVEGMRMVQAWRTALTAAANLKGCDIRDGIESECIQHIVDQVSSKLCKASVSYLRNVVGIDTHLEKVKSLLEMEISDVRIVGIWGMGGVGKTTIARAIFDTNMNQFDGACFLADIKENKFGMHSLQNILLSELLRKNDNYVNNKEDGKHMIARRLRFKKVLVVLDDIDHNDHLDNLAGDLDWFGKGSRIIATTRDKHLIGKNDVVYEVTTLLDDDAIKLFHQYAFKEEVPGECFEKLSLEVVSHAQGLPLALKVWGSFLHNRDITAWGSAIEQMKMNSKSEIVEKLKISYDGLETTQQDIFLDIACFLRGNAKDYIMSILESCYSGANIELSVLIDKSLVFISKYDRIEMHDLIQDMGKYIVKMQKDSGKPSRIWDVEDFKDVMVNNTGTMAVEAIWVTLSEKLYFNKADLMKNMQRLRILCITDWNKSFMVPNCHDGSIVIPNNLCWFFWLGYPCKLLPENFNLRRLVHLDLRWSSLHLLWNETKQFPSLRRVDLSYSRGLKRTPDFTGMPNLEHLNLANCTSLEEVHHSLGCSRKLIELKLCHCGRLERFPYVNAESLESLDLVGCSRLEKFPEIVGIMKPKLEIKMQLSGIRELPLSINHALAHFTELDLSRLNSLVALPSSICKLKGLVKLHLSDCSKLESLPEEIGDLEKLEELDARYTLISRPPSSIVRLNKLKLLTFEKGKAEDRAYFVFPQVNEGLHSLERLNLTYCNLIDGGLPEDIGSLSSLKELTLKGNNFEHLPRNIAQLGALRVLVLSDCKRLTQLPEFPQQLDTINADWSNDLICNSLFQNISSLQHGISLSDSLSLRVFTSWERDIPSWFHHQRIGTSVTVYLPENWYVSDKFFGFAVCCFGKLIDITAHLIPLSKHYDYTDINGMSSITQIFSLSNHSKYTGINFLLVPLAGLWNASNANGKTPNDYGRIKLFSTGERKKFGVRLMYKDEHHEEASCSSSKPRI, from the exons ATggcatcatcttcttcttttgccAGTGATTCACAGTACTGTCCTCGATGGAAGTACGATGTCTTTCTAAGTTTTAGAGGTGAAGATACACGTAAGAAATTTATGGGTCACTTGTACGAAGGTTTGAAAAACAGAGGAATATTCACTTTTCAAGATGATAAAAGGCTAGAGCAAGGCGATTCCATCTCAAAAGAACTCTTGAAAGCTATCGAAGAGTCTCAAGTTGCACTAGTCGTTTTCTCAAGGAATTATGCTACATCAAGGTGGTGCTTGAATGAACTAGTGAAGATCATGGAATGCAAGGAGGAAGAAAATAGACAAATAGTCATACCGATCTTCTATGATGTGGATCCATCACATGTTCGATACCAAAGTGAGAGCTTTGCAGAAGCATTTACCAAACACGAATCGAGGTATAAGGATGATGTTGAGGGGATGCGGATGGTGCAAGCATGGAGAACTGCCCTAACTGCTGCCGCAAATCTAAAAGGATGTGATATCCGTGACGG gATTGAATCAGAGTGTATTCAACATATTGTTGACCAAGTTTCGTCCAAATTATGCAAGGCTTCAGTATCTTATTTGAGAAATGTTGTGGGAATAGATACTCATTTAGAGAAAGTAAAATCCTTACTAGAGATGGAAATCAGTGATGTTCGGATTGTGGGGATCTGGGGAATGGGAGGAGTTGGTAAAACGACAATAGCAAGGGCTATTTTCGATACAAACATGAATCAATTTGATGGTGCTTGTTTTCTTGCGGATattaaagaaaacaaatttGGAATGCATTCTTTGCAAAATATCCTTCTCTCAGAACTGTTGAGGAAAAACGATAATTATGTGAATAATAAGGAAGATGGAAAGCACATGATAGCTCGTAGACTTCgatttaagaaggttttagttGTTCTTGATGACATAGATCACAATGATCATTTGGATAACCTAGCAGGAGATCTTGATTGGTTTGGCAAGGGCAGTAGGATTATTGCAACAACTAGAGATAAGCATTTGATAGGAAAGAATGATGTAGTATATGAAGTGACTACACTACTTGATGATGATGCTATTAAATTGTTCCATCAATATGCTTTCAAAGAAGAAGTTCCAGGTGAATGTTTTGAGAAGCTCTCATTGGAGGTTGTAAGTCATGCTCAAGGCCTTCCTTTAGCCCTAAAAGTGTGGGGTTCTTTCTTACATAATAGGGACATAACTGCATGGGGAAGTGCTATAGAGCAAATGAAAATGAACTCTAAATCAGAAATCGTTGAAAAGCTCAAAATTAGCTATGATGGACTGGAGACTACACAACAAGACATATTTCTAGATATAGCATGCTTCTTACGAGGGAATGCAAAAGATTACATAATGTCAATTCTTGAGAGCTGTTATTCTGGAGCAAATATTGAATTGAGTGTCTTAATTGACAAATCTCTTGTGTTCATCTCAAAATATGATAGGATTGAAATGCATGACTTAATACAAGATATGGGTAAATACATAGTGAAAATGCAAAAAGATTCCGGAAAGCCTAGCAGAATATGGGACGTTGAAGATTTCAAAGATGTGATGGTGAACAATACG GGGACCATGGCAGTGGAAGCAATCTGGGTTACTCTTTCTGAAAAACTATACTTTAACAAAGCCGACTTAATGAAAAATATGCAAAGGCTTCGGATATTATGCATAACTGATTGGAACAAATCTTTTATGGTACCCAATTGTCATGATGGCTCCATTGTCATTCCCAACAACTTGTGTTGGTTTTTCTGGCTTGGTTATCCTTGCAAGTTATTGCCAGAAAATTTTAATCTCAGAAGGCTTGTTCATCTTGATCTCCGATGGAGTTCCTTGCATCTATTATGGAATGAAACAAAG CAATTTCCGTCTCTACGGAGGGTAGATCTAAGTTACTCCAGAGGGCTGAAGAGGACACCCGATTTTACGGGGATGCCAAATTTGGAGCATTTGAATCTAGCAAATTGTACCAGTCTTGAAGAGGTTCACCATTCCCTGGGATGTTCCAGAAAACTCATTGAGTTAAAATTGTGTCATTGTGGTAGACTCGAGAGGTTTCCATATGTTAATGCAGAATCTCTTGAATCTCTGGATCTAGTGGGTTGCTCTAGGTTAGAGAAATTTCCAGAAATCGTCGGAATAATGAAGCCGAAGTTAGAGATTAAGATGCAATTGTCTGGGATAAGGGAACTGCCATTATCTATCAATCATGCGTTAGCTCATTTTACAGAGCTAGATTTGAGTAGATTAAACAGCCTTGTAGCTCTTCCAAGCAGCATTTGTAAGTTGAAAGGTTTGGTGAAGCTACATTTATCGGACTGCTCAAAACTTGAAAGCTTGCCGGAAGAGATAGGTGATTTAGAAAAGTTGGAGGAGCTTGATGCCAGATATACTCTAATCTCACGACCTCCGTCTTCCATCGTCCGCTTGAACAAGCTTAAATTGTTGACttttgaaaaaggaaaagcaGAAGATAGAGCGTACTTTGTGTTCCCTCAGGTGAATGAAGGGTTACACTCATTGGAACGCCTGAATCTCACTTACTGCAATTTAATAGATGGAGGACTTCCGGAAGACATTGGATCCTTATCCTCTTTGAAAGAGTTGACACTCAAGGGAAATAATTTTGAGCATTTGCCTCGAAACATAGCCCAGCTTGGTGCTCTTCGAGTCTTGGTGTTATCAGATTGCAAGAGGCTTACACAGCTGCCAGAATTTCCACAACAATTAGACACAATAAATGCAGATTGGAGCAATGATTTGATCTGTAATTCGTTGTTTCAGAATATCTCATCATTGCAGCATGGCATCTCTCTTTCAGATTCCTTGTCACTAAGAGTGTTTACGAGTTGGGAGAGGGATATCCCAAGTTGGTTCCACCATCAGCGAATAGGTACAAGTGTAACAGTCTATTTGCCTGAGAATTGGTATGTATCTGATAAGTTCTTTGGATTTGCTGTATGTTGCTTTGGCAAATTAATTGACATCACAGCTCACTTGATTCCCTTATCCAAGCATTATGATTATACTGATATTAATGGGATGTCGTCGATCACCCAGATATTTTCCTTATCCAACCATTCCAAATATACTGGTATTAATTTTTTGTTGGTACCCCTTGCTGGCCTATGGAATGCATCTAATGCAAATGGAAAAACACCAAATGACTATGGGCGCATTAAGTTATTTTCCACTGGAGAAAGGAAGAAGTTTGGAGTTCGTTTGATGTATAAAGATGAACATCATGAAGAGGCCAGTTGCTCCTCTTCTAAGCCCAGGATTTGA
- the LOC129896865 gene encoding TMV resistance protein N-like isoform X1, with product MASSSSFASDSQYCPRWKYDVFLSFRGEDTRKKFMGHLYEGLKNRGIFTFQDDKRLEQGDSISKELLKAIEESQVALVVFSRNYATSRWCLNELVKIMECKEEENRQIVIPIFYDVDPSHVRYQSESFAEAFTKHESRYKDDVEGMRMVQAWRTALTAAANLKGCDIRDGIESECIQHIVDQVSSKLCKASVSYLRNVVGIDTHLEKVKSLLEMEISDVRIVGIWGMGGVGKTTIARAIFDTNMNQFDGACFLADIKENKFGMHSLQNILLSELLRKNDNYVNNKEDGKHMIARRLRFKKVLVVLDDIDHNDHLDNLAGDLDWFGKGSRIIATTRDKHLIGKNDVVYEVTTLLDDDAIKLFHQYAFKEEVPGECFEKLSLEVVSHAQGLPLALKVWGSFLHNRDITAWGSAIEQMKMNSKSEIVEKLKISYDGLETTQQDIFLDIACFLRGNAKDYIMSILESCYSGANIELSVLIDKSLVFISKYDRIEMHDLIQDMGKYIVKMQKDSGKPSRIWDVEDFKDVMVNNTGTMAVEAIWVTLSEKLYFNKADLMKNMQRLRILCITDWNKSFMVPNCHDGSIVIPNNLCWFFWLGYPCKLLPENFNLRRLVHLDLRWSSLHLLWNETKQQFPSLRRVDLSYSRGLKRTPDFTGMPNLEHLNLANCTSLEEVHHSLGCSRKLIELKLCHCGRLERFPYVNAESLESLDLVGCSRLEKFPEIVGIMKPKLEIKMQLSGIRELPLSINHALAHFTELDLSRLNSLVALPSSICKLKGLVKLHLSDCSKLESLPEEIGDLEKLEELDARYTLISRPPSSIVRLNKLKLLTFEKGKAEDRAYFVFPQVNEGLHSLERLNLTYCNLIDGGLPEDIGSLSSLKELTLKGNNFEHLPRNIAQLGALRVLVLSDCKRLTQLPEFPQQLDTINADWSNDLICNSLFQNISSLQHGISLSDSLSLRVFTSWERDIPSWFHHQRIGTSVTVYLPENWYVSDKFFGFAVCCFGKLIDITAHLIPLSKHYDYTDINGMSSITQIFSLSNHSKYTGINFLLVPLAGLWNASNANGKTPNDYGRIKLFSTGERKKFGVRLMYKDEHHEEASCSSSKPRI from the exons ATggcatcatcttcttcttttgccAGTGATTCACAGTACTGTCCTCGATGGAAGTACGATGTCTTTCTAAGTTTTAGAGGTGAAGATACACGTAAGAAATTTATGGGTCACTTGTACGAAGGTTTGAAAAACAGAGGAATATTCACTTTTCAAGATGATAAAAGGCTAGAGCAAGGCGATTCCATCTCAAAAGAACTCTTGAAAGCTATCGAAGAGTCTCAAGTTGCACTAGTCGTTTTCTCAAGGAATTATGCTACATCAAGGTGGTGCTTGAATGAACTAGTGAAGATCATGGAATGCAAGGAGGAAGAAAATAGACAAATAGTCATACCGATCTTCTATGATGTGGATCCATCACATGTTCGATACCAAAGTGAGAGCTTTGCAGAAGCATTTACCAAACACGAATCGAGGTATAAGGATGATGTTGAGGGGATGCGGATGGTGCAAGCATGGAGAACTGCCCTAACTGCTGCCGCAAATCTAAAAGGATGTGATATCCGTGACGG gATTGAATCAGAGTGTATTCAACATATTGTTGACCAAGTTTCGTCCAAATTATGCAAGGCTTCAGTATCTTATTTGAGAAATGTTGTGGGAATAGATACTCATTTAGAGAAAGTAAAATCCTTACTAGAGATGGAAATCAGTGATGTTCGGATTGTGGGGATCTGGGGAATGGGAGGAGTTGGTAAAACGACAATAGCAAGGGCTATTTTCGATACAAACATGAATCAATTTGATGGTGCTTGTTTTCTTGCGGATattaaagaaaacaaatttGGAATGCATTCTTTGCAAAATATCCTTCTCTCAGAACTGTTGAGGAAAAACGATAATTATGTGAATAATAAGGAAGATGGAAAGCACATGATAGCTCGTAGACTTCgatttaagaaggttttagttGTTCTTGATGACATAGATCACAATGATCATTTGGATAACCTAGCAGGAGATCTTGATTGGTTTGGCAAGGGCAGTAGGATTATTGCAACAACTAGAGATAAGCATTTGATAGGAAAGAATGATGTAGTATATGAAGTGACTACACTACTTGATGATGATGCTATTAAATTGTTCCATCAATATGCTTTCAAAGAAGAAGTTCCAGGTGAATGTTTTGAGAAGCTCTCATTGGAGGTTGTAAGTCATGCTCAAGGCCTTCCTTTAGCCCTAAAAGTGTGGGGTTCTTTCTTACATAATAGGGACATAACTGCATGGGGAAGTGCTATAGAGCAAATGAAAATGAACTCTAAATCAGAAATCGTTGAAAAGCTCAAAATTAGCTATGATGGACTGGAGACTACACAACAAGACATATTTCTAGATATAGCATGCTTCTTACGAGGGAATGCAAAAGATTACATAATGTCAATTCTTGAGAGCTGTTATTCTGGAGCAAATATTGAATTGAGTGTCTTAATTGACAAATCTCTTGTGTTCATCTCAAAATATGATAGGATTGAAATGCATGACTTAATACAAGATATGGGTAAATACATAGTGAAAATGCAAAAAGATTCCGGAAAGCCTAGCAGAATATGGGACGTTGAAGATTTCAAAGATGTGATGGTGAACAATACG GGGACCATGGCAGTGGAAGCAATCTGGGTTACTCTTTCTGAAAAACTATACTTTAACAAAGCCGACTTAATGAAAAATATGCAAAGGCTTCGGATATTATGCATAACTGATTGGAACAAATCTTTTATGGTACCCAATTGTCATGATGGCTCCATTGTCATTCCCAACAACTTGTGTTGGTTTTTCTGGCTTGGTTATCCTTGCAAGTTATTGCCAGAAAATTTTAATCTCAGAAGGCTTGTTCATCTTGATCTCCGATGGAGTTCCTTGCATCTATTATGGAATGAAACAAAG CAGCAATTTCCGTCTCTACGGAGGGTAGATCTAAGTTACTCCAGAGGGCTGAAGAGGACACCCGATTTTACGGGGATGCCAAATTTGGAGCATTTGAATCTAGCAAATTGTACCAGTCTTGAAGAGGTTCACCATTCCCTGGGATGTTCCAGAAAACTCATTGAGTTAAAATTGTGTCATTGTGGTAGACTCGAGAGGTTTCCATATGTTAATGCAGAATCTCTTGAATCTCTGGATCTAGTGGGTTGCTCTAGGTTAGAGAAATTTCCAGAAATCGTCGGAATAATGAAGCCGAAGTTAGAGATTAAGATGCAATTGTCTGGGATAAGGGAACTGCCATTATCTATCAATCATGCGTTAGCTCATTTTACAGAGCTAGATTTGAGTAGATTAAACAGCCTTGTAGCTCTTCCAAGCAGCATTTGTAAGTTGAAAGGTTTGGTGAAGCTACATTTATCGGACTGCTCAAAACTTGAAAGCTTGCCGGAAGAGATAGGTGATTTAGAAAAGTTGGAGGAGCTTGATGCCAGATATACTCTAATCTCACGACCTCCGTCTTCCATCGTCCGCTTGAACAAGCTTAAATTGTTGACttttgaaaaaggaaaagcaGAAGATAGAGCGTACTTTGTGTTCCCTCAGGTGAATGAAGGGTTACACTCATTGGAACGCCTGAATCTCACTTACTGCAATTTAATAGATGGAGGACTTCCGGAAGACATTGGATCCTTATCCTCTTTGAAAGAGTTGACACTCAAGGGAAATAATTTTGAGCATTTGCCTCGAAACATAGCCCAGCTTGGTGCTCTTCGAGTCTTGGTGTTATCAGATTGCAAGAGGCTTACACAGCTGCCAGAATTTCCACAACAATTAGACACAATAAATGCAGATTGGAGCAATGATTTGATCTGTAATTCGTTGTTTCAGAATATCTCATCATTGCAGCATGGCATCTCTCTTTCAGATTCCTTGTCACTAAGAGTGTTTACGAGTTGGGAGAGGGATATCCCAAGTTGGTTCCACCATCAGCGAATAGGTACAAGTGTAACAGTCTATTTGCCTGAGAATTGGTATGTATCTGATAAGTTCTTTGGATTTGCTGTATGTTGCTTTGGCAAATTAATTGACATCACAGCTCACTTGATTCCCTTATCCAAGCATTATGATTATACTGATATTAATGGGATGTCGTCGATCACCCAGATATTTTCCTTATCCAACCATTCCAAATATACTGGTATTAATTTTTTGTTGGTACCCCTTGCTGGCCTATGGAATGCATCTAATGCAAATGGAAAAACACCAAATGACTATGGGCGCATTAAGTTATTTTCCACTGGAGAAAGGAAGAAGTTTGGAGTTCGTTTGATGTATAAAGATGAACATCATGAAGAGGCCAGTTGCTCCTCTTCTAAGCCCAGGATTTGA
- the LOC129896882 gene encoding 8-hydroxygeraniol dehydrogenase-like isoform X1, which translates to MEKSHENEHPIKAFGWAARDTSGVLSPLNFSRRVTSKKDVQFKVMYCGICHTDLHQIKNEWGITKYPIIPGHEIVGVVTEVGNKVDKFKIGDKIGVGYVVGSCRECENCANDLENYCPGQVMTANGTYSDGTISHGGYSDLMVVDEHFVVRWPDNLPMEAAPLLCAGVTTYSPLRYFGLDKPGMHIGIVGLGGLGHMAVKFAKAFGTKVTVISTSLSKKDEALERLGADSFLVSRDPDQMQAAGGSLDGIIDTVSAVHPIFPLLNLLKTNGKLVMVGAPEKPLELPVFPLLLGRKLVAGSSTGGVKEMQEMVNFAEKHNITPDVEVVSMEYVNTALERLVKSDVKYRFVLDIGNTMNKS; encoded by the exons atggaaaaatcacATGAGAATGAACATCCAATTAAGGCATTTGGATGGGCAGCTAGAGACACTTCCGGGGTACTTTCTCCTCTCAATTTTTCAAGAAG GGTAACTAGTAAAAAAGATGTGCAGTTCAAAGTTATGTATTGTGGAATTTGCCATACTGATCTTCATCAGATCAAGAATGAATGGGGCATCACCAAATATCCCATTATACCTGG gCATGAAATTGTTGGAGTGGTAACTGAGGTTGGTAACAAGGTAGACAAGTTCAAAATCGGAGACAAAATAGGCGTGGGATATGTAGTAGGATCATGTCGCGAATGTGAAAATTGTGCCAACGATCTTGAGAATTACTGTCCCGGTCAGGTAATGACAGCCAATGGTACTTACTCTGACGGAACCATCAGCCACGGAGGTTACTCCGATCTCATGGTTGTTGATGAGCATTTTGTCGTTCGTTGGCCAGATAATTTGCCTATGGAAGCTGCTCCCCTGTTATGTGCAGGGGTCACAACTTACAGCCCTTTGAGATATTTTGGACTTGACAAGCCTGGAATGCACATTGGTATTGTTGGTCTTGGTGGACTTGGACATATGGCTGTAAAATTCGCCAAGGCGTTTGGAACCAAAGTGACTGTTATAAGTACATCTCTTAGTAAGAAAGACGAAGCACTTGAGCGTTTAGGGGCAGACTCATTTTTGGTTAGTCGTGACCCTGACCAAATGCAG GCTGCAGGGGGGTCGCTTGATGGTATCATTGACACTGTCTCGGCAGTTCATCCTATTTTTCCTTTGCTTAATTTGTTGAAAACTAATGGGAAGCTTGTAATGGTTGGTGCACCAGAAAAACCATTAGAGTTGCCCGTATTTCCCTTGCTTTTAG GACGGAAGCTAGTGGCGGGGAGTTCAACAGGAGGGGTGAAAGAGATGCAAGAAATGGTAAACTTTGCggaaaaacataacataacaccGGATGTTGAAGTCGTGTCAATGGAGTACGTGAATACAGCGTTGGAGCGTCTCGTGAAATCGGACGTGAAATATCGTTTTGTGCTTGACATTGGCAATACAATGAACAAGAGTTAA
- the LOC129896882 gene encoding 8-hydroxygeraniol dehydrogenase-like isoform X2: protein MEKSHENEHPIKAFGWAARDTSGVLSPLNFSRRVTSKKDVQFKVMYCGICHTDLHQIKNEWGITKYPIIPGHEIVGVVTEVGNKVDKFKIGDKIGVGYVVGSCRECENCANDLENYCPGQVMTANGTYSDGTISHGGYSDLMVVDEHFVVRWPDNLPMEAAPLLCAGVTTYSPLRYFGLDKPGMHIGIVGLGGLGHMAVKFAKAFGTKVTVISTSLSKKDEALERLGADSFLVSRDPDQMQDGS, encoded by the exons atggaaaaatcacATGAGAATGAACATCCAATTAAGGCATTTGGATGGGCAGCTAGAGACACTTCCGGGGTACTTTCTCCTCTCAATTTTTCAAGAAG GGTAACTAGTAAAAAAGATGTGCAGTTCAAAGTTATGTATTGTGGAATTTGCCATACTGATCTTCATCAGATCAAGAATGAATGGGGCATCACCAAATATCCCATTATACCTGG gCATGAAATTGTTGGAGTGGTAACTGAGGTTGGTAACAAGGTAGACAAGTTCAAAATCGGAGACAAAATAGGCGTGGGATATGTAGTAGGATCATGTCGCGAATGTGAAAATTGTGCCAACGATCTTGAGAATTACTGTCCCGGTCAGGTAATGACAGCCAATGGTACTTACTCTGACGGAACCATCAGCCACGGAGGTTACTCCGATCTCATGGTTGTTGATGAGCATTTTGTCGTTCGTTGGCCAGATAATTTGCCTATGGAAGCTGCTCCCCTGTTATGTGCAGGGGTCACAACTTACAGCCCTTTGAGATATTTTGGACTTGACAAGCCTGGAATGCACATTGGTATTGTTGGTCTTGGTGGACTTGGACATATGGCTGTAAAATTCGCCAAGGCGTTTGGAACCAAAGTGACTGTTATAAGTACATCTCTTAGTAAGAAAGACGAAGCACTTGAGCGTTTAGGGGCAGACTCATTTTTGGTTAGTCGTGACCCTGACCAAATGCAG GACGGAAGCTAG